The sequence below is a genomic window from Nostoc flagelliforme CCNUN1.
TGAGTTTTTCTAGAAACTCTCTACGTTTTTTACTGTTAGCTTTATTTAAAAGTTTACGTGCTTTTTTCCACGAAAACCCTAAGTTCTTGAGAGTCTTACGTATTGACTCTCGGCAACATTTGAGATTGAACTGTTTGTCAATCCAAGCCGCTAAACGCTTCAATGTCCAACGAGGCTTTTGCGTTATTGTCTGTTGTCTTTGTTGGGGTGGTGTTGCTGCAAACTCAAGAGCTTGACGAATCTCAGAATCAATTGCTGACTTTACTTCTGAGGGAAAAAAGGGGGATGACCACCTGTACGCTGATATAACAGTGCTTTTATACCTGAGAGATTGTAACGATGTACCCACTCCATTACTGTCTGAGGGTTACGCCCTGTTTCTCTGCCTACCTTTGTCGCACTTTTTCCGTTACATATTTCGTACAGTGCCATTAAACGCTCGCGAGTACGAGCATGATTCGCTTTTAATGCTTCTTCTCTCAATTTTGAGGCACTTTCATTCCAGCGATCGCATTCTACTCTGAGCATCCCTGTTTCATTCCCACTTACACCAAGTTAATACACAATACTATACATTCTTGAAAAACTCCAGGTTTCAAGATGGATGAGGTTTATATGTCCAGTAAAAAAGTTCGTATAATCTGGACACATCGAGAGCCATATTTCCTGTATTCCAGACACAGAAAGGGTTACGGCTTATTTGCAGTTAATGTGGTTTGAAAACCCTTGTTTGCAGTTTGAAAATTATGTTTGCAGTTTCATTTGCAATTATTGTGGTTTTGAGACCACCCTTATTTGCAGAGAATGTGGTTTCAAAATCGCCTTGTTTGCGGTTTAAAGCGTTTATGTTTGCAGTTCGCTACAACTATGCGAGTTTCAAAGATGCTTACAATCGAGGCGTGACACTTTACTAAACTACATTGTTTATTGCAATTGTTGCATCAAAACTGAGGAGCGATCGCCCTCCTAAACCCGTTAACAGGTTTATCTCACTTCAGTTCTCTTGGATAATCAGCTAGTCGGCACGCTCCTCGTAATACCCTTGGAACCCAATCAACTAAACCTATTTCCAGAAGTGAAACCCACACCAGCACTTTTGACAGAGGCGCTGGTGATGAGTGCTGATGCGCTGCTGAAGTGGAAATCTCAGATTTTGGATTATCAGCAGAAGGTGAGAGAGAACAAACCACCTGAGCAGGTGACACTGTTTGACATTGCACCCAACCACTGCTTAACAGTGATGTAGCCATAAATATTCAAAATGCCTCTGGATTTGAACTAGAGGCACTGCTTAAGGCGTTGGTGGAGTTTCGCAAAGCAGAAAGGGAAGGCAAGTAAAAAAAATTTGTCTGTGAGAATCAAGCGAGGAAAGTAGGCGATCGCTTGTGTAGGGAGCGATCGCATAAACAAATAAATTCACCCCTGGAAGAGTTGCGATAAGCGTTGGGTGGAGTTTTCGCGGTGATTGGCACTCCTACAAGAGCACCCAAACCTCGCGGAAAGTCCCCTGGTTGGGAACCAGGAAAAAAGCGTCACCGTAAAAACCGATACCCCATTGTTAAAAAAACAGTAACACCACCACTTAAAGAACCATCAATTGCTGTTTAATATTCAAGATTATTCATAATTTCACTACGTCTCTGATTAACTCTGCCCTGCTGAGTCGTTTTGCATGGCTTAGTCTAAACTCCAGTACTTAACCGCAGAGTAAAAGTGCTGAAACCTGTAACACTGTCAAGCGTTCAAAACAGGAGCAAACGTCTTAGCTAAAACACTTGGATTAAATACTGCCTAACTTATAATTACTTTAAAGCGTTGAGCGTTAAGTCGAAATAGAAACTGACGCTAAAATATGGAATCATACAAAGTAGGAATTTTAGCCATAGTTTTAAGTGCTATCGTGCTTTGAAGCAGAGCTAGCACTGTCTGTTGATTTTTTCTTCTTCTTTGCTATTTTCTGAGCTGTAGCTTTATCCTTCTTAGAGGCTGTTTGAAAAGTCGGAGAGATGGTAAAAAAGCTCTCTCAGTATACGCTGTGAATAGATAGTAGACAGCACTGAGAGAGCAACATGAGTAAAGCATACCCCAGCAATCTGACCCGTGTTCAATATGAATTTCTGAGTGAGATGATTCCAGAACCAAAACCTGGTGGTCGCAAGCGTGAAGTTGATATATGGGAAGTCCTTAACGGAATTTTTTATGTCTTGGTAGAAGGAGTTAGATGGCGATCGCTACCGGGTGACTTTCCCGCATGGCAGACAGTGTACACCTATTTTCGTAATTGGCGCAAAGATGGAACTTGGCTAGAAATTCACGATACACTCCGGCAGTGGACGCGAATTGAGCAGGAGCGCCATTCGAGTCCATCAGAGGCAATCATTGATAGTCAAAGTGTGAAAACTGCTGCAATGGTACATAAAGCTGTGGGCTACGATGCGGGCAAGAAAATAAAAGGGCGCAAGCGATTTATGACAGTTGATACCTTGGGTTTAGTTTTGCGGGTCTTGGTAACAGCAGCCAGTGTGGGTGAGCGTGAAGGGGGCAAAAAAGTTCTTAAACGGGTAAAGCAATCTAGCAACCAGGTTTCTCGTTTGACAACCATTTGGGTGGATGGCGGCTTTAATGGTGATCCGTTCATGCAGTGGGTGATGGACTTCTGTCGTTGGATTGTGCAGGTGGTTCTGCGACCAGAACAAACCAAGGGTTTTGTGCTGCTCAAAAAACGTTGGGTCGTGGAGCGGACTTTTGGTTGGTTAATGGGGTGTCGGCGATTGGTTAGAGACTATGAATTATTGCCTGAAACATCGGAGACATTTATCTACCTTGCCATGATTCGGATCATGGTGAGGCGATTAGCATAAAATTTGACCCCTCAAAACTTTTCAAACAGCCTCTTAGATACCTTCAGAAATCTAGGTAAAGTTTCTTGAGGTAGCGACAACAAAGCATCAAAGGAGAAAACATTCTTTTGAGGGATGAATTTCGCTTTAATAGAGACAAACATGGGATATCCCTGGTCTTGCTCTGCTTTGGGATTAAATTTGAATGGTTCGACAAGCGCATCCTTCCACAATATAGGCAAATGGCTCGCCTTCATGTATTGAACCTTCGTCATGGGTTCTGCTTGCTTAATATATTCCAGTCTTTCAAAAGAAAAGTTGCGAAAAATTGAGATACAGGGGAAACGGCAAACGGGAATGAATTGCCACAGTCCACTCAAATGAAACTCGAAATCTTTTAATTTCCTCAAGTAAACATCTCTTTCCTGCCCCCGATCAAAAGCCAGCAGTTGAAAAGAGATTTGATATGGCTGCTCCTTTCGAGGAAAGTGCATGACTCTTGGGTAAACAAGCAATCGTTGAGTGTGGTTGCCAGTAGTTTCAATCTCTTTGGCTAGAAGCTCAAATTCTCTGACTTTTCTGGGAATATAAAAAAATTGATAGGTTGAACCATTGATAGTAATGGTTTTCTCGCCTGACGAAGATATGTTGACCTCCCCAACAATTACCCCAATTGCCTGAAATATCACTTCAGAATGCTCTACAGCATCTTTAGGTTTCTCAGCAGTATGTTGATTGCTGTGTTTGTGGTCAGCATCAGCAAGAGCCATAGTAATTATTTTTCTCCAAACAGAAAATTTATAAGCAATTTTGAATTTATCGTATCTAAGTAATCCCAGCTACGAGCAGAAACAAATTATTTAGCTGTGAGCGATGACTTGGACGTAGCTTGAGCAAGTCTTAGCCTACTATTATTGCTTAGTAATCAACTACTGGAAACCACCACTGTAATAAATTGCAAAACACTTAGTGTTTAATCTCATATTTGACATGGTACAATCCTGGAAAAGTTAAAAGCACCCCGTTGACCTAAGTCAATTTTGGAGTGCTTTTAAAAATTACTGTTTAATCATACTGGAGTTAGTATAGCATGATTGCATCTGAGCGAGATGCTCAAACTCAAAAAGTTGAATCCTCCGCAGAAGTTACACTATCACTACCGTTTATTCCAGCATGGCTTGACGACTACGGACTAAATCCACCCGAATTCCGAGTCTACGCACATATCGCCAGACGAGCTGGGAAGACAGGAAAGTGCTGGGAATCAGTTGTTAATATTGCTAAAGCTTGCAGGCTCTGTCGTAATCTCACGCTCAAGGCACTTCACTCGTTGACAGAGAAATATAGGCTTCTCATCAGAAATAAACGAGAAGGTGAGACGTATGAGTATTCATTAGCCCCGCAATCAGAGTGGGCCCCACCTGTTCCTCCAGAGGACAGGTGCTTAAGCAGAACTAAGAGAGAAAAAGCGCCAACTGACCCATCCTTACAAGGGACGGGTAGCGATACCTTGGAAGAACACCAACCAGTTGCTGGAGAGGACACAAA
It includes:
- a CDS encoding helix-turn-helix domain-containing protein, which translates into the protein MLRVECDRWNESASKLREEALKANHARTRERLMALYEICNGKSATKVGRETGRNPQTVMEWVHRYNLSGIKALLYQRTGGHPPFFPQK
- a CDS encoding IS5 family transposase; this translates as MSKAYPSNLTRVQYEFLSEMIPEPKPGGRKREVDIWEVLNGIFYVLVEGVRWRSLPGDFPAWQTVYTYFRNWRKDGTWLEIHDTLRQWTRIEQERHSSPSEAIIDSQSVKTAAMVHKAVGYDAGKKIKGRKRFMTVDTLGLVLRVLVTAASVGEREGGKKVLKRVKQSSNQVSRLTTIWVDGGFNGDPFMQWVMDFCRWIVQVVLRPEQTKGFVLLKKRWVVERTFGWLMGCRRLVRDYELLPETSETFIYLAMIRIMVRRLA